In the genome of Candidatus Electrothrix rattekaaiensis, the window CATCATCAGAGTTATGAGCATGTCCATGACTATGTCCGTGCTCATGTTTATACTGATGCTTGCTCTGACCGCCCGGTGCCTCAAGAGGTCCGCCTGCCTTTTCCAGGGCCTCTTCAAGGCGGCTTTGCGCCTCTTGCAAGGACTGGACAGCATCACGAAGCAACTGCGCCACCTCAGGAGAATCACCTGTCAATTTCTCCGCCCATTGTGCGAATTCCCCTTCATGCCCCTGATTGTGATTAATCCAGTGCGGTAGCATTACTCGTAATTTATCAATATCGTTCATTACAAACTCCTCGGATTCTTTTCAGGTTATTCTCTTCTGCTTTCTCAGCTTTTACCGGAGACATCTGAGGCCAGTACCACGGAACCGCCGATAAAATCAATGCTCTTAATAGAGGCATTTCCAATTGTCATGGGCTCTTCAAAATAGGTACGAAGGACAATCCCCTGCTCAGTAACCTCCAGACCCGTGACAGCTTCCATCAGAGTTTCCT includes:
- a CDS encoding CooT family nickel-binding protein; its protein translation is MCQLNVVMEQEGKQETLMEAVTGLEVTEQGIVLRTYFEEPMTIGNASIKSIDFIGGSVVLASDVSGKS